Part of the Polyangium spumosum genome is shown below.
GGCGAAATCGGGGCGTGAGATGGATAAGGGCTGTCCCTCGCGCGGATACCAGGGATCCAGGTAGCGGTAGCCTCCGGTGAAGCTCTCGACCAGCACGATCGCGTGGTGCGGATGCTGGGGGATGCGGCGGCTCAAGTCTTCACGCTTGTGGATGTCCTCGGGCGATCGACGCATGAGGGCGCCAAAGCGTGATTTCGCGGCCGGAGGATGCCGTTCGTGGTGCATGGTCATCGGACCGGGGTAGACGTCGACCATGAGCCAGGTGCCTTGTCCCAGGTACGCGTCGAGCAGCATGCGCTCCTCGGATTTGTCCCAATCGAGGTATCGGAACTTCCAGTCCGTGATCCTGGCTGCGAGCCGCAATCCCGCCGCAGGTTCGAGATCGCGCCGGATGGCGCCCTCGTCCGGATCGACGCCGAGCCACCGCTGGAGGATACATACACACGCAACGACGCATCCGTCGGCGACGGCTTGCTCCTGGTGAAACACGGCCGGGCTGCGCCGCGAGGTCTTCGCACGGGCCATGACGAGAAGCCGGCGCCGTCTACGACGAAGTGGCGCGTGCACGCTTGCGCGCACCGCGCCGGGACGAAGGGGCGGGGCGATCGAGGACGCTGTCGATGATCTCGAAGCCACGCGTGACCCGAACGAACCCTGCGGGGCGTACGGAGCCCTGGTCGCAAGCCTCGACGACCATCACTTGAAAGCCATACGGCTCGCGCAGCACGACCGCGGCGTGGAGGCACTCGTACCCCGGCGTCTCTTGCAGGTACCCATCGACGCGCGAGCGCGCCTTGTCTTCGGGCGAGCGCAGCGGCGCGCGCTGGGCGTCGTCGAGCTCGGCGTGGGGGGGAAGCTCGTCCGTGAGCCCGAGGCCGAGATAATCGCGGGCAGTCACGGGATCGATGGCGCCGCGCGCGAGGGCGCGCAGCGCGAGGTCCTGGAGCGCACCCGCGCGTAGCCCGATGGCCCCGCGGTGGACGTCCGGGTGCTCGGATGGCGTGGGAGGAAGGTATTTGCGTGTGAGCATCACGCGGCGCGCGTCGGGGGGAAGACGATACACGTTCTTCAGCACGTTGATCGCGGTCTCACGGCCGACGCCGTAATGATGGCTCACGGCGACGATGGCTTCCTCCGAGGTCGCGTCCGTGCGCCCCACGAGCTGCCGGACGCCCTCGGGCGGGGCGAGGAAATACGCGGCGAACGCGCTGGCGCGGCGCTCGATGCTCTCGAAATCGTCGAAGAGGTGAAACCGACGATAGGACCTCCGCCGGGCCCCTTCCTCGTCCCCCGCCGGCGGCCTCGGGCTGAACAGGACGAACCCGCGTGGCCGGCTTTCGCTGAGCACGTTCCGATCGAAGACGAGGTGACACAGCTCGTGGGCGAGCGTCATGCGGGTGCGCCAGAAGAGCTCGGCGCCGCCGACGAGGTTGACGAGAATGGCGGGCGCGGGGCCACGCGCCGAGGCTCCATCGATGTCGCGATCGAGCTCGTCGGGGCTGACCCAGAGGATGTCGACGCCGAGCCGGCGCTCGAGCAGGTCGATCATGGAGGGAATGGGATCGAGGCCCAGGCCGAGGTGCGCGCGGAGGGATCGAGCGAGGCGCTCGGCGCCATGCGGCGGGGGCGAGGCGTCGATGGGCCGCGCTTTGAGGCCATTCAGGAGGGAGCTGTCGCGAGGCTCGTGGAGAAGGTCGCGCAGATCGGCGATGTCGCGGGCCGTGCGGACGAACTCCCCGAGGACGCGGTGGGCCTCGGCGCTCGCGAGCTCGTCGAGGCTGCTGGGCGTCTGAATCGAGCGAAGGAGCAAGCCCATGGGCGCATGCCGGGCTTCACCGGCGAGGAAGCGCTTCAGGGACAGGCCAAAGGTCTGGGCGTAACGGTCGAGCAGGGCGGGGGAAGCTTCGTCCTTGCCGTTCTCGATACGACGGAGGCCGTCCGTCGAGAGGCCGAGGAGACGCGCCATGGCGTGCTCCGAGAGCTTGGCCGCCTGTCTGGCGTCACGGACGATCGCGGGGATGGAGAGCATCGTACAGTGTTGAGGATAGGGGTAGCACGGAGGCCGGCAGGCCATCTACACCGGGGCGCGAGCGCCCCTTCTACAACCGCACGACCTTCCCCTTGTCCCCCTCCACCTTCCGCAGCGCATCCCGCGTATCGACCACGAGCTTCGCCTCCCGCAGGAGCCGTCCATAATCGACCGCCGCGTGATCCGTCACGATCACCACCGCGTCGTATTCGCCGTACGCCACCGTGTTCGGCTCCGATCGCATCACGATCCCGCCCTCGTCGCACTCGGGCACGTACGGGTCGTGGTAACGCACCTCCGCCCCGAGGCCCTGGAGCTGGTGGATGATGTCGAAGGCAGGCGACTCGCGGTAATCGGCCACGTCGCGCTTGTACGCCACGCCGCTCACCAGGATCTTCGAGCCGTTCGCCGCCTTGCGCGCGCCATTGAGCGCCTGTTGCACGAGGTGCACCACGTATTCGGGCATCGCGCTGTTGATCGTGTCCGCCAGCTCGATGAAGCGCGCCTGGTATTTCAACGTGCGCATGCGCCACGAGAGATACAGAGGATCGATCGGGATACAATGGCCGCCGAGGCCCGGGCCCGGGAAGAAGGGCATGAAGCCAAACGGTTTTGTGGCTGCCGCGCGGATGACCTCCCAGACGTCGATGCCGAGCTTGCGGCTCATCAACGCGACCTCGTTCACGAGGCCGATGTTCACCGCGCGGAAGGTGTTCTCCAGGAGCTTGACCATCTCGGCCGCGTCCGTGCTCGAGACGGGAACCACGGTCTCGATGATCTTGCCATAAAGCGCCATCGCAGCTTCGAGGCAACCAGGCGTCGCGCCGCCGAGGACCTTCGGCGTGTTGCGCGTGCCATAGGTCTTGTTGCCAGGGTCCACGCGCTCGGGGCTGAAGGCGATGAAGACGTCCTTGCCGAGCTCGTAACGGCCCGCCGTCAGCTTGGGGACCAGGACCTCGCGCGTCGTGCCAGGGTACGTCGTCGATTCGAGCACGATGAGCATGTTCGGGTGCTGGTGCTCCGCGATCTCGTCGCTCGCCGAAAGGATGAACCGCATGTCCGGGTCCTTCGTCTTGTTCAGCGGCGTCGGGACGCAGACGACGATCGCGTCGGCCGCGCTAAGGACCGCAGGGTCGGTCGTGGCCCGCAGGCGCCCTTCGGCGACGTGCGGGGCGAGCGCCGAGGACGGGATGTCGCCGATGTACGATTCGCCCTGGCCGAGCAGCCGAACCTTCTCGTGATCCTTGTCGTAGCCGGTGACGGAGAAGCCGGCCCGGGCGAACTCGACGACGAGCGGCAGCCCGACGTAGCCGATGCCCACGACGACGATGTGCGCGCTACGATCCTCGATCTTCTTGAGAAGCTCCTGCACGATGCGTGTCCCTTTCACGAGTCGACCCGGCCCTCCAGGATGGAAAGCGGTCCTTCAATCAGCATGTCGCGTGCCTCGGCCAGGCCGAGCGCGTGGTGGAGTCGTTCGATGCCCAAGGCGACGTCCTCGACGTCCCGAGGAGCGTGCGCGTCGCTGCACGCCGCGTAGTAGTAGCCCTCTTCCAGCAAGAGCTCCGCGCACTTCTGCGTCGCGCGGCCGTACTTGCCGACGAGCGAGGCGACGTCGAGCAGGAGGACGGCGCCGCCGTCGAGCAGCGGATCGAGCACGGCGTGGTCGTCCCAGACAGGCGCATAACGCTCCGGATGCGCGAGGACGGGGCGGAGCTTTTTCTTGCGGCGGAGGTCGGCGAAGCGAGAGGCGAGGCGCGCCGGGAAGGCGCGGGTCGGCAGCTCGACGAGGACGGCGCGCTCGCCAGGGTAGGGGAGCGCGTCGCCACGCATGAGGCGCTCGTAGACGACGTCGTCGAAGAAATGCTCGGAGGAGAGCGCGAGCTCGGGCAAGCCAGGGGCGCCTTCGAGCGCCGCGCGGGTGGCCTCGTAGGCCGCGGCGAGGTCGCCCTTCGTGTTGTCGAACATCCCGGGGCGCATGTGCGGCGTGGCGATGACCTTGCCAAAACCAGCTCCCGCGAGGCCCGCGAGCAGGGCGCGGCTGTCCGCGGCGGTCCGGACGCCGTCGTCGATGCCGACCACCCAGTGGCAATGCAGGTCGATGTAACCAGTCATCACGCGTGGCGCGCGAAGCTAGCAGTTTTTGAGCAGGATGGCGGAGCGGGCGTGTTTCTACAGGGCGCGTGTGATGACCTTGGCGATGTCGAGATCCCTGAGGCAACCGTCGGAGCCCTTGCCGAACACACACGCGAGGGTGACGACGCCGTCCTTCAGGCCCACGGAGGCGGTGCCGTCTTTCAGGTTCGTGACGACGATTCGCTTCACGCCGTCGCGGACGGCCTCCTTGCCGAGCTCGTCGACGCAGATGACGCGGAAGGCGTTGGCGAGCAGGCGGACGCCGAGGTGCTGGACGTTCTTCAGCGCGGCCTCGTCGGTCTCGAAGGTCGCCCAGTCGACATCCACGACGACGGGCGCGCCGGCGGCGTCCTGGATGGCTTTTTGCTCGTCCGGGAGCCAGGACTCCTTCGCTTCCTTGATGAGCCGCTTCTCGATGAGTCCCATGAATACCGCCTCCGTTCGCAGCGTGACGATCACGCCGGGCGGCGGAGCATACAGGAAGGAGATCTCGCCGGAAAGTGGACCCCGCCGCGGCACACGGGCGACGATCCGCGGCGGTCCAGGAAGCCCCAAGGAGGTTGTCTCTTGTCGAGGAAGGATCCCAACGAGGCCCCGCCGCCGTCGCTCGGGGCCGAGCGTCGCAGGCGCCGGAGCGACGATCCGATCACGGCGCTGCACTATCAGCTCTCGGTCGCGCGCAGCGAGGGCAAGCTCGAGGCCCTCGTGCTCGTCGATGATCGAGGTTGCCTCGTCGCAGGCGCAGGCGCGTGGCCCGTCTGCGAGGAGCTCGCCGCCTACGCGCCCCTGCTCGCCGAGCCCGATCTGCCAAAAAACGCCGTCGTCGGGACGAGGATCGCCGATCTGTCGCGCGAGGTCGTCGTGAGCTCGCTCCCGCTCGGCGCCGCGGAGGCGCTGCTCGCGGTGCGCGGGGGTGGGGACGATCGCTCGGCGTTCGTCGCGCGGGCAGCGGCGGGGGTGCAGCGGATCCTGCGGGCGGCCTGAGCGCTTTCCGTCATCCCCGAGGCTCCAGAGCCGTGCTAAAGCGCGGCCCGTGGTTGCCTCGGATCCTCGTTCGTCCACGCCCGGCGGGCTCGGCAAGCTGCTCGAATCCCGGCGAGTCCTGCTCGTCGTTGGTTGCGGCGGGGTCGGCAAGACGACCACGACGGCGGCCCTCGGCCTCGCCGCGGCGCGCCGAGGGAAACGTGTCCTCTGCTTGACGATCGATCCGGCGCGGCGCCTGTCGCAGAGCCTCGGCATCGAGGAGATGAAGACCGAGGCGCAGAGGATCGATCCCGCCCTCTTCGCGCAGGCCGGCGTGTCCGTCACGGGCTCGATGACCGTGATGATGCTCGACACGAAGAGCACGTTCGACTCGCTCGTGCAGGAGCTCGCGCCCTCCGTCGAGCAGCGCGAGCGCATCCTGAACAACGTGCTCTACAAGTACATCTCGACCTCCCTCGCCGGCACGCAGGAGTACATGGCGATGGAGAAGCTCTACGCGACGAAGGGCGATCCGAGCTACGACCTCATCCTGCTCGACACGCCGCCGACGCCCAACGCGCTCGACTTTCTCGATGCGCCGGAGCGGCTCGTCGGCGCGATCGACAGCGCCGCGACGCGGTGGCTCGTGCAGGCCGTGCAGAGCTCGGGGAAGTTCTCGATCAACGTGCTCGCGAGGAGCGCAGCGGCGATCGTGCGCGGCATCGGGAAGGTGTCGGGCAGCGGGTTCCTGGAGCAGATGGCGGCGTTCATCGCGGAGATCAACTCGGTCTTCGGCGGATGGAAGAAACGCGCCGACGCGGTGAGCGCAGCGCTGCGCGGGCCCGACGTCGCGTACGTGCTCGTGACGACGCCGGATCCGCTCGCCGTGCGCGAGGTGATGTTCTTCGCGGACCGGCTGCGCGAGCAGGACATGCGGCGCGACGCGTTCGTGGTGAACCGGGTGCACCCGACGTACGGGCGGGTGCCGGACGCGGACGAGGTGGAGGCGGCGCTCGCGAGGAGCACGATCCCGCTCGGGCCAGGGGCGCCGGAGCGGCTGCGGCGCGCGGCGGAGGACGAGAGCCGCATGGGCAAGCTCGACGCGCTGCACCTCGTGGGGCTCGAGGCCGCGCTGGAGGACGAGGCGTCGGGCGGGAGCCTGCTCGCGCACGTGCCGGCGTTCCCGTACGACATCCACGATCTGGAGCGGCTGTCGCGGATCGCCGAGGTGCTCGCGCCGTAGACCTTCTCTCCCGTTCCGCCCCGCGCGTCGTCGTGGCATGTTCAGGACATGAATCGAGGCGGTTCGAGCTTTTCCCGCCCGCGCATGCGGCTTCTGTTTCTTTCACTTTTCGGGGCGCCGCTGGTGCTCGCGTGGCTCTCGGGCGCGGCGGGTTGCACGGAGGAGACGGGCCTCGAGCCGCGGCCCGGCTTCCCCGGCGATAGCTGCACGAAGACGGACGACTGCGCGACGCCGCTGCGCTGCATCGGCAACGTGTGCGTGGAGCCTCCGGGCAGCGGGAACGACGCGGGCGTCACGCCGGACGGTTTTGGCCCCGGCCCCGGGCCGAGCGCCGACGCGGGGCCGTGGAGCCAGTGCGACGAGTGCCTGGAGGGGACGTGCGGGCAGGCCGAGAAGGCGTGCGGGCCCGATTGCCAGAGCATCGAGGCGTGTATCGAGACGCTCTGCGCGAACCTGAGCGCGATGGGCTTGCCCGACGAGGCGGCGTGTTTCGTGTACTGCCAGGACCGCTTCCCGGCCGGCAAGGAGCAGCACCTCGCGGTGGTGAACTGCGCGCAGGAGGTGATGTGCTCGCCGCCCTGCACGTTCTACCCGCAGGACTACGAGCTCTGCCGCACGTTCATGAACAACGGCGATTGCACGGGCTACCAGAAGGCGTGTGAAGCGGACTCGCGCTGCACGACGTACCGCGACTGCGTGAAGTTCTGCGGATCGATCGCAACCTGCACGGCGTGTGACGACACGGCGGACGCGACCGAGGGGCGGAAGCTGCTCGAGGCCTACGAGCAGTGCGTCGCGGGGGAGTGTTTGACGGAGTCCTGGATTCCTTGACCTCACCCCCCAGCCCCCTCTCCGCGCGGCGGAGAGGGGGAGGGCGAGAGGAGGTTCAGGGGCAGTTCGGGTTCGCGGCCTCGACGACGGCGCAGTACTCGGGCGCGCCGGAGTCGCCGCAGATCGTCTTGCAGGTCTGGCAGAAGACGCAGGAGTCGAGGGCCTGGAACTTCTGGAGCGCGGCCGCGGGCGTCGCGAGGTCCTCGGCGCACTTGATCGTGCAGCAGCCGCCCTCCGTGCTGAGGACGCATTTGTCGTAGGAGCACGTGGCGAGGGCCTGGCAGTCGGGGTCGGCGACGCAGGCGTCGGCGAGCGCCTTGCACTCGTTCGCGTACGCGCCGGTCTGGTTGTCCGTGCAATCGCTGCAGACCGAGTAGCCGCTGCTGCCGCCCGTGCCGGAGGAGCTCGACGACGCGCCGCCGCCCATGCCGGAGGAGCTCGACGCGCCGCCGCCCATGCCGGAGGAGCTCGACGCGCCGCCGCCCATGCCAGACGAGCTCGACGAGCTCGAAGCCGGACCGTTGCCCGTCCCGCCGGCGCCGCCCGTGCCGCCCGTGTCATCGCCGCATCCCACGCTCACGAGCACAGCGCCGATCGCCGCGAGCCCGAGCGTATACAATCCAAGCCTCATCGTGTGTCTCCCTTTCAAGCCTGAGCCAAGCGCGCCGCCGCGCGCTTCATGGAGACATCCTACCGCGGAGGTACCTTCTTCGCGCGAGCGAACTCGTCCGGGAGCGTGGGCCAAGGCGCAGGCTCGGCCGATTCCAGCAGAGCGTCGGACCTCGTGGCCTCGGGCGCTTCGCCGAGCGACCACGCCGTGAGCACGACGAGCGCCATCCACACGAGATCGGCGAGCAAGAGGTGCACGAGCTGCATCCACACGGGCGCGAGCAAGAAGAGGTTCAGAAAGCCCGCGCCGATCTGCAGGATCACGAGCACCGAGAGGACACGCGCAGGCTCACGCAGGCGCGCGCGTTGCGAGGCGACGAAGCCCGTCGCGAAGAGCAGGTACGCGGCCACGACGCCAGCCACGATCGGGTGGTAGACGCGGAGCTGCACGAAGGCATGCGCGGTCTGCGAGAGGTCGGCGGCGAGGCCCTCGCTCAAGGTCTTCGCAGGGAAGAGGGTGTCGCCGAGGGCCGCGATCGCGCCGGTCACGCCGACGAGCACGACGCCGAGCAGGCCGCCAAAGAGGACGTAGGTCGGCGCGCCCGCGCTGCCACGGCGAGGCAAGGGGCCACCCGAGGCCCAGAGCGCCGTGAGCGTCATCGACGCGACGAGGAGGAAGGTGTTGATGAGGTGCGCGCTCATCCAGTAGCCACGCGCGATCGAGGTGTCTCCCGCGACGCGCTCGAAGAGGACGATGCCCGCGCCGACGGCGGCCTCGGTGACCATGAAGAACATCGAGGCGGCCGCGCCGAAGCGCACGGCGTGCCGGCGCGGGAAGGCACGGAAGGCCCAGACGAGCTGGACCAGCGTGAGCAGGAAGGCGATCCCCGAGGTGATCCGGTGCGTGAACTCGATCAACGTCTTCACGCTGGGCGCGCGGGGGATCACGTCGCCGTTGCAGGTGGGCCAGTGGCTCCCGCAGCCAGCGCCGGCGCCGGTGGCCCGGACGTAGGCGCCCCAGAGGATCACGGCGAGCGTGACGGCGAGGGTCGCCCACGCGACCGTACGAAACCGACCTTGCGACATGCCACCCGTTCTAGGGCCGGCGGCGGGTCGAGGCGAGCGACTTTCAGCCTCTCGACGCCCGCGCGGGGCCGCCGTATGCCTCCCATGAACCCCCGGTCGACGCTCGGGGGCTCCGCTCGGACGAACCGAGCTCCACCCCCGAAGCCCCATGAGCACCATCACCCTGAGCGGACTCTTCGTGTACCCCGTCAAGGGCGCGCGTGGCATCACCCTCGACCGGGCCCAGGCGACCAGCCTCGGCATCGAGCACGATCGGCGCTTCATGATCGTCGACCCGGACGGCGAGTTCCTCACGCAGCGCGAGCACCCGGAGATGGCGCTGATCGAGAC
Proteins encoded:
- a CDS encoding helix-turn-helix domain-containing protein, with protein sequence MLSIPAIVRDARQAAKLSEHAMARLLGLSTDGLRRIENGKDEASPALLDRYAQTFGLSLKRFLAGEARHAPMGLLLRSIQTPSSLDELASAEAHRVLGEFVRTARDIADLRDLLHEPRDSSLLNGLKARPIDASPPPHGAERLARSLRAHLGLGLDPIPSMIDLLERRLGVDILWVSPDELDRDIDGASARGPAPAILVNLVGGAELFWRTRMTLAHELCHLVFDRNVLSESRPRGFVLFSPRPPAGDEEGARRRSYRRFHLFDDFESIERRASAFAAYFLAPPEGVRQLVGRTDATSEEAIVAVSHHYGVGRETAINVLKNVYRLPPDARRVMLTRKYLPPTPSEHPDVHRGAIGLRAGALQDLALRALARGAIDPVTARDYLGLGLTDELPPHAELDDAQRAPLRSPEDKARSRVDGYLQETPGYECLHAAVVLREPYGFQVMVVEACDQGSVRPAGFVRVTRGFEIIDSVLDRPAPSSRRGARKRARATSS
- a CDS encoding nucleotide sugar dehydrogenase → MQELLKKIEDRSAHIVVVGIGYVGLPLVVEFARAGFSVTGYDKDHEKVRLLGQGESYIGDIPSSALAPHVAEGRLRATTDPAVLSAADAIVVCVPTPLNKTKDPDMRFILSASDEIAEHQHPNMLIVLESTTYPGTTREVLVPKLTAGRYELGKDVFIAFSPERVDPGNKTYGTRNTPKVLGGATPGCLEAAMALYGKIIETVVPVSSTDAAEMVKLLENTFRAVNIGLVNEVALMSRKLGIDVWEVIRAAATKPFGFMPFFPGPGLGGHCIPIDPLYLSWRMRTLKYQARFIELADTINSAMPEYVVHLVQQALNGARKAANGSKILVSGVAYKRDVADYRESPAFDIIHQLQGLGAEVRYHDPYVPECDEGGIVMRSEPNTVAYGEYDAVVIVTDHAAVDYGRLLREAKLVVDTRDALRKVEGDKGKVVRL
- a CDS encoding tyrosine-protein phosphatase encodes the protein MTGYIDLHCHWVVGIDDGVRTAADSRALLAGLAGAGFGKVIATPHMRPGMFDNTKGDLAAAYEATRAALEGAPGLPELALSSEHFFDDVVYERLMRGDALPYPGERAVLVELPTRAFPARLASRFADLRRKKKLRPVLAHPERYAPVWDDHAVLDPLLDGGAVLLLDVASLVGKYGRATQKCAELLLEEGYYYAACSDAHAPRDVEDVALGIERLHHALGLAEARDMLIEGPLSILEGRVDS
- a CDS encoding ArsA family ATPase; translated protein: MVASDPRSSTPGGLGKLLESRRVLLVVGCGGVGKTTTTAALGLAAARRGKRVLCLTIDPARRLSQSLGIEEMKTEAQRIDPALFAQAGVSVTGSMTVMMLDTKSTFDSLVQELAPSVEQRERILNNVLYKYISTSLAGTQEYMAMEKLYATKGDPSYDLILLDTPPTPNALDFLDAPERLVGAIDSAATRWLVQAVQSSGKFSINVLARSAAAIVRGIGKVSGSGFLEQMAAFIAEINSVFGGWKKRADAVSAALRGPDVAYVLVTTPDPLAVREVMFFADRLREQDMRRDAFVVNRVHPTYGRVPDADEVEAALARSTIPLGPGAPERLRRAAEDESRMGKLDALHLVGLEAALEDEASGGSLLAHVPAFPYDIHDLERLSRIAEVLAP
- a CDS encoding COX15/CtaA family protein, with the translated sequence MSQGRFRTVAWATLAVTLAVILWGAYVRATGAGAGCGSHWPTCNGDVIPRAPSVKTLIEFTHRITSGIAFLLTLVQLVWAFRAFPRRHAVRFGAAASMFFMVTEAAVGAGIVLFERVAGDTSIARGYWMSAHLINTFLLVASMTLTALWASGGPLPRRGSAGAPTYVLFGGLLGVVLVGVTGAIAALGDTLFPAKTLSEGLAADLSQTAHAFVQLRVYHPIVAGVVAAYLLFATGFVASQRARLREPARVLSVLVILQIGAGFLNLFLLAPVWMQLVHLLLADLVWMALVVLTAWSLGEAPEATRSDALLESAEPAPWPTLPDEFARAKKVPPR